From Jaculus jaculus isolate mJacJac1 chromosome 19, mJacJac1.mat.Y.cur, whole genome shotgun sequence, a single genomic window includes:
- the Psmb4 gene encoding proteasome subunit beta type-4, producing MEAFVKSRAGHWAGGPFPGRFYRVPDAAASLGEPASAPCGAPITRTQNPMVTGTSVLGVKFDGGVVIAADMLGSYGSLARFRNISRIMRVNDSTMLGASGDYADFQYLKQVLGQMVIDEELLGDGHSYSPKAIHSWLTRAMYSRRSKMNPLWNTMVIGGYSDGESFLGYVDMLGVAYEAPSLATGYGAYLAQPLLREVLEKKPLLSQAEARELVERCMRVLYYRDARSYNRFQIATVTEKGVEIEGPLSAETNWDIAHMISGFE from the exons ATGGAAGCGTTTGTGAAGTCGCGGGCCGGGCACTGGGCCGGGGGCCCGTTCCCGGGACGGTTCTACCGCGTCCCGGACGCTGCCGCTTCCCTCGGGGAGCCGGCGTCCGCGCCGTGCGGGGCTCCGATCACGCGGACCCA gAACCCGATGGTGACCGGGACCTCGGTGCTCGGCGTGAAGTTCGACGGCGGGGTGGTGATAGCCGCAGACATGCTGGGCTCCTACGGCTCCCTGGCTCGTTTCCGCAACATCTCTCGCATCATGAGAGTCAACGACAGCACCATGCTGGGTGCTTCCGGAGACTACGCCGACTTCCAGTATTTGAAGCAGGTCCTCGGCCAGATGGT GATCGATGAGGAGCTGTTGGGAGATGGACACAGCTATAGCCCTAAAGCTATCCATTCATGGTTGACAAGGGCTATGTACAGCCGCCGCTCCAAGATGAACCCTCTGTGGAACACCATGGTCATTGGAGGCTACAGTGATGGAGAAAG TTTCCTTGGTTATGTGGACATGCTTGGTGTAGCTTACGAAGCCCCTTCACTGGCCACTGGCTATGGTGCATACTTGGCTCAG cctctgcttCGAGAAGTGCTGGAGAAGAAGCCACTGCTGAGCCAGGCTGAGGCCCGGGAGCTCGTGGAGCGCTGCATGCGAGTACTGTACTACCGAGACGCCCGCTCCTACAACCGG ttCCAAATTGCCACTGTAACTGAAAAAGGTGTTGAAATAGAGGGACCATTGTCCGCAGAGACCAACTGGGATATTGCCCACATGATCAG tGGCTTTGAGTGA